TTGAACTAGTCCCGGATATCTTCGATGAGTATCCAGTAGAATACCTCATGATGCGAATCTTCTACACATCAATTTTTTACTGAAGACATTTGTAATTTTAAATGCGCAACTGAAAATGAAAGTAGCGTCAGGAACAAAAGAGCGTATTTTATATAGAGTTAAACCCATAGCCGTGCGAGTTGATCTACGTAATACCAAAACAGATATTGGTGAGCAAGACTCGTAAAACGGCCGCCGAAGTAGCCATTTTCAACCGCTTGCTAACTGTCACATCGTTGAATTGAGtatataataattattatagtAGAGATTTATATGAGAAGACCGAATGGAGAGTATTACAAAGTGTAATGTATAGAATTTATTGAGCAACTCAAGCCACCGATCGAAGCGAGGGATCACGGCTTCGTATGTATAATTTGTGGGCTGAATCCAGGCTTTGGGCGCCTTTTATCAGCAAGCAAAACCCTATCACAGTCGGGGCATATAGTACCAGGTTCCGGTGATCAGAGAGTCTTCTATATGACTACGGCGGCCAGCCTTGGGAAAATTTATCTGTGTGGAGATTCTAATCAGAGTTATCAATTTCGATTTCTCATCGAGCCTATAGTCTATCTTCTCTCATAAGACCCTTCCTTCAGAGCGGTAAGTTGTGGTCTATAAACAACAGTTCGTTGAATCTTCTAGTACTACTAGAGCATCTAATTACTAGCTGAAGCTCGGTGTTAACGTTCCCAAGCCCGGCCCGGAGTACAGTACGTAGTGGGTACAAGTCTTGTCCCGCCCGGTCCGCAAAGCTTTTTACCCCGCTCCCGTGCCAAGCTAAAGAAAACTTAAGGTTCATTTACATTCCGCGCCGGTTCCACTGCGCAACTACAATTGCCGAAACACCGGACCAACTTAGGTGTCCGATCTCACGTCCTGCTACTCAAGGTTGAACTTTCTCCAAGACAACTGAAAACGCGAGGGCAGAGGATCCCGGAAACTTGTGCACTTGCCCTCCGAGAATAATTGCCAGTTGTGATTCGAAAATAGTTGGGTAATAATGGATGGTCGGGCTGCTGGCCACACGGAATTAGTTACAGTGGTCCTGTGACCCCTCATTGATAAGAGCTTACAAAGGAGTCAAGACCGTGGGGGCCCAGAACTATTGTGCCCAGAGGGTCAGCACTCATTTCAGCGTATGATAGCGCTTGGTGGGATTGATTTTTCTGTGTATCTCACTTACATATCGATCCCCCTGCTCCATTTCTAATTTTTTAGATTGAATCCATGTGCCCATTGGATTTTAGAGCATAGACTAAAAGTTTAGGGTCGGCGTTTGATGGCTGGTCCAGACGATCCGTTGAATGGCATTGGTGGAGTGGACTAGAGCTATGGGGCCATACTGGACGCCGGGAAAATATAGACTTTACCATAGCTGTTagtttcctttccccccGTGGTTGACATCCCGTGCGTGTCCTTTGAAGCTGATTTTAAATTTGAGTTATATCTAATGAATGTCACGGTTACATTATATTATAAACTCAACTAGATAAAGAGATGAAGACTCTTTTATATTCACTCAGAATTTCATTGATAGCCGTACTTGCTCAATCTCGAAATCCAAGGAGGTTCTATTGAAGTCCTGCGAATGGGCCAGAACATTCCTCAGGTGCATCAAATTCTTGATTAACATGAACATTACCATGCAAGTTGTGATGTCAATTGAGAATTGAGTTTTGCCAAATGTAAGGgtcaagggagaaaaaaaaggtaaagagaaagcaaaggaaggaaaaggaaaagagagaaagaaataagaaaagacaagatcCAGATCGCCGAAGGTCCTTCCGAATCTGACTGATCGGTCCACCGAGTTCTCCGCAATTGAATCCCCCACGTTCTTGGGTCTTGCCATCCCCAGTCACCGCCTGCGACCAGACGTTCAGGGATCTGCTATAAATCGCTCCCTGTATCCATTTTCTACCATTCACTGTGGCTggaataaaagaagaaggaaagcaTCCTATTACCCGGCTGATAATGATGGGCTTGGATACCATGGCATCCGAGAAGGAGGCAGCTGGTGGAAGGGTTTCTAGCAGTCATTATGACCTAGAAACCTCAAAGCCAGGTATCGAGCAACTTGAGTTGATTGCTGACCCTGATGATGGCTTAtctgaagaggagaaggcaAAAATAGTACGTTACTCACTTTTAGAAGTACCATGCAGGTCAGCTGATCTTTTTAGGATCGACGCTTGCTGAGGAAGTTAGATATGCGACTTATCCCTTGGCTGTCGTTACTCTATCTAGCATCTTTCCTTGACCGCACAAATAttggaaatgcaaagatTGAtggtctccaagaagcaCTTCATATGACCGACGGTCAATACAACGCTTCGctgaccatcttcttcgtctcctATTCTATTTTTGAACCTCTCACTAACGTGCTGCTTAAACGGACACTACCTAGTATCTTCATCCCAACAATCATCGTTCTCTGGGTATGTAATATAACGAAATGCGCTTtactgaaaaagaaatagttCTGATCGAGAATTATCATTATCCAGGGCATTTGCATGACAACAATGGGGCTTGTACACAACTTTTCCGGCCTTATGGCTGCACGATGGTTCCTTGGATTAGCGGAAGCTGGTCTTTTCCCGGGCATCAGCTACTATCTTTCCTGCTGGTATAAACGATCTGAATTCGGTATTCGTATGGCCATATTcttttctgctgctgcattaGCGGGCTCGTTTGGCGGCCTTCTGGCAGCCgccattgccaagatggatAGGGTGGGTGGGAAGGATGGCTGGGCCTGGATCTTCATCCTAGAGGGTCTCGCAACCGTTGTCATTGgggtgttttctttctggctGGTGTACGACTTCCCGGACAAAGCTAAATTCCTATCTGATGTGGACCGAATCCGCGTGATGCGACGTCTAGCTCTAGACCAGCAATCCAGTACTGCAAAGGAGCACGAGTGGAAATCCTCATATATGTGGGACAGCCTGAAAGACCATAAAACTTGGCTTGGTGCTATCATCTACATGGGTGCTGATGGAGCATTGTATGCTTTTTCATTGTTCGTACCAACCATTATCAAAGAACTAGTAAGCCAGCCAAGTGTCCAAACTGCTTCAAAGAAACGACATCGCTAACTATTTACTAATCCAGGGTAAATCGAAAAGGTCTTATTCGCCCAGGGATTTGATTACTGACAGATATTAGGCTACTCATCTACACGTGCACAGCTTCTCAGTGTGCCTCCTTATGCTTGCGCTGCTATCTTAACAGTCTCGGTTGGCTACATAGCCGATCGCACGGGTCAAAGAGGAATATATAACATTCTCGCATCTATCTTGGGAATAGTTGGTTTCGCAATGCTACTAGGCACGAATTCGCCCGGTGTTAAATATGCGGGAGTCTTCCTTGGAGCTATGGGCATTTATCCCTGCATTGCTAATACCATTGCCTGGGTCAGCAACAACGTAGAGGGTAAGTCATTTGTCTGTCTATCAACGTTTCCATGATTCAGTGATTGCagtatatatttatataaaattacTGACTTTATAAAAATAAGGCATATATAAACGTGGTGTTACCATCGGAATCATGATCGGATGGGGAAACCTAAACGGTATCATGTCCTCCAACATATATCGCAGTGCCGATGCACCAAGTTATTATCCCGGTCACGGTACGGTTCTGGCGTACTTAACactctttttgtttgttggaTCAGTTGCAGAATACTTTCTACTAAGGAGGGAAAATCGAAAGCGCCGACGTGGCGATAGGGACCATCGTGTTGAGGGATTAACTCCTGAGGAAATTCAACAGCTTGGTGACAAGAGGCCTGACTTTATCTACACGATATAGCCTCATGCGGTAGTGTTATTCTTTGCGACTTTTGGCTAAGAtgttttgttgttgattTTAGAATGGCTTGAATAGTGTGTTCGCGAAACTAGGAGATGTAGAAATACATTGGTGGTTTCATTTTCACCTGTGAGCGTCACCATAATGATGATACTTGACCCTGTTATTAGTCTCAGCTCATTTCTGTATACCACAGCAGTGGATTTCAATCAATCTGAAGAATTCTCCTACCTCTCATGTCAGGCGCAAGAAGCTGTCATCTCCGGCGCAGCTTCAGCCGAACACaatctaataatatattCCAATCCAAATGACAAAGTAAACTCTCCAGTTGGCCTATGAGCCTCCTTTCAGCTTCTCATCATACTGTTCCTAGAGTACCTCACTGAACATTAGTATCAATCTTGGCGTCGCCGAGGACTTCCTGATGCACGACGAGCTGCGCGGGTATCCAGAGGACAATGTCGGTTTTTCCTGTCGTCAGGTATCTGCAGCACTTTTCCGCACCTATCCCAAGCGTCTAATAGAAGGTTACAATCACATCACTGATTACATGGAAGATAATGGAATAGGATATTTTAGGGAAACGTAAGGACTTCAGTCATCATCTATTTGTTCCTTGCTGATATTCATTCTCGATGGCAATACTGGGCTGTTTTGTATGGGCTCGTATACTTCCTTGTCCCAAGTATAATGGAACAGATGAGTATTCTAAATTGGAGGAAATAATTTTGGAAATCTGTCTTGGTAAGGATATGAACGTCGCGGATGAAGATAGTTTTATTCCGGACAATCCTAAGAACGGATGGTTTCGA
The sequence above is a segment of the Aspergillus oryzae RIB40 DNA, chromosome 3 genome. Coding sequences within it:
- a CDS encoding uncharacterized protein (permease of the major facilitator superfamily), translated to MASEKEAAGGRVSSSHYDLETSKPGIEQLELIADPDDGLSEEEKAKIDRRLLRKLDMRLIPWLSLLYLASFLDRTNIGNAKIDGLQEALHMTDGQYNASLTIFFVSYSIFEPLTNVLLKRTLPSIFIPTIIVLWGICMTTMGLVHNFSGLMAARWFLGLAEAGLFPGISYYLSCWYKRSEFGIRMAIFFSAAALAGSFGGLLAAAIAKMDRVGGKDGWAWIFILEGLATVVIGVFSFWLVYDFPDKAKFLSDVDRIRVMRRLALDQQSSTAKEHEWKSSYMWDSLKDHKTWLGAIIYMGADGALYAFSLFVPTIIKELILGYSSTRAQLLSVPPYACAAILTVSVGYIADRTGQRGIYNILASILGIVGFAMLLGTNSPGVKYAGVFLGAMGIYPCIANTIAWVSNNVEGIYKRGVTIGIMIGWGNLNGIMSSNIYRSADAPSYYPGHGTVLAYLTLFLFVGSVAEYFLLRRENRKRRRGDRDHRVEGLTPEEIQQLGDKRPDFIYTI